A single Pristis pectinata isolate sPriPec2 chromosome 22, sPriPec2.1.pri, whole genome shotgun sequence DNA region contains:
- the LOC127581679 gene encoding digestive cysteine proteinase 1-like, with protein sequence MGPVVLCLGVLLLGAVSALDSKPWTEPPTFADIYHVSGMFSLPYAEIKEPFEAWYNLSGNVSRIEYYHGQVITLQHGFEDPAGISYKISPETTETEINVIKCFQVNGTIDDPILPQSVFPNLENFKFLKEEDYNGQHCTVWQNITYVHKKKNRYTIWITNSTLGPIPVHYVMKGYNTLLGTHYDKYEVDYHSVHFEVDPSVFKLPEGLSCEGFSGPGVEHRILANPIEDLVNTDKEDRAHRFFQHYKEKFGKEYEEGDVEHEFRRTTFTHNMRYIHSKNRANMSYKMEVNHLADRTEEETAAMRGRLKGSLLNNGQPFPTERYMSVVLPTSLDWRLYGAVTPVKDQAMCGSCWSFGATGVLEGALFLKTGNLIPLSQQMLIDCTWGFGNHACDGGLEWKTFEWIMKHGGIADAESYGPYIGQNGFCHYNQSILIAKVKSYTNVTSGDSEALKMAIFKNGPVAVGIDASHKSFRFYSNGVYYEPQCRNKLEDLDHAVLAIGYGTINGQPYWLIKNSWSTYWGNNGFILMAMQDNNCGVTTDATYVTLE encoded by the exons ATGGGGCCGGTGGTGCTCTGCCTCGGGGTCCTGCTCCTGGGCGCCGTCTCAG CTCTGGACTCCAAACCCTGGACCGAACCGCCGACGTTTGCAGATATTTACCACGTCTCAG GAATGTTCTCATTGCCGTATGCTGAGATTAAAGAACCCTTTGAAGCTTGGTACAACCTGTCTGGGAATGTCAGTCGCATTGAGTACTACCATG gtcaggttaTAACCCTACAGCACGGATTTGAAGATCCCGCTGGAATAAGTTACAAGATTTCTCCAGAGACCACAGAAACTGAGATAAACGTTATCAAGTGTTTCCAAGTGAATGGCACCATTGATGATCCCATCCTTCCCCAGTCTGTCTTTCCGAATCTGGAAAATTTTAAG TTTCTAAAGGAAGAGGATTACAACGGTCAACACTGCACGGTGTGGCAAAATATTACCTATGTGCACAAAAAGAAGAACAGGTACACCATATGGATCACCAATTCCACCCTGGGCCCCATTCcagtgcactatgtaatgaaggGGTACAACACCCTGCTTGGCACACATTACGACAAGTATGAAGTTGATTATCACTCTGTCCACTTTGAAGTGGATCCAAGTGTCTTCAAGCTGCCTGAAG GTTTGTCTTGTGAGGGGTTCTCTGGTCCTGGAGTGGAACACAGAATCCTGGCCAATCCCATTGAAGATTTGGTTAACACGGATAAGGAAGACCGGGCTCATCGGTTCTTCCAGCATTACAAAGAGAAGTTTGGGAAGGAGTACGAGGAGGGTGACGTGGAGCACGAGTTTAGAAGGACTACCTTCACTCATAACATGAG GTACATCCATTCAAAGAATCGGGCAAACATGTCGTATAAAATGGAAGTTAACCATCTTGCTGACCGAACTGAGGAGGAGACAGCAGCCATGAGAGGAAGGCTTAAGGGATCCTTGCTCAACAATGGGCAGCCTTTTCCTACAGAGCGTTACATGTCCGTGGTTCTTCCTACCAGTCTGGACTGGAGGTTATATG GAGCAGTGACACCTGTGAAAGACCAAGCCATGTGTGGTTCCTGCTGGAGCTTTGGAGCAACTGGTGTGTTGGAAGGTGCCCTCTTTCTTAAG ACAGGAAATTTAATCCCTCTCTCACAGCAAATGTTGATCGACTGCACCTGGGGCTTTGGAAACCATGCCTGTGATGGAGGCTTGGAGTGGAAAACATTCGAATGGATCATGAAACACGGTGGAATTGCTGATGCAGAATCTTATGGTCCATACATTGGGCAG aATGGATTCTGCCACTATAACCAGTCCATACTGATAGCAAAGGTGAAGAGCTATACAAATGTTACTTCAGGAGATAGTGAAGCTTTAAAAATGGCCATCTTTAAAAATGGCCCAGTGGCTGTTGGAATTGATGCGTCACACAAGTCCTTCCGATTTTACAGCAATGGGGTTTATTATGAACCACAATGTA GAAACAAGCTGGAAGATTTGGATCATGCTGTGCTTGCCATTGGCTATGGAACAATTAATGGTCAGCCATATTGGCTCATTAAAAACTCTTGGTCAACATACTGGGGTAATAATGGATTTATACTGATGGCTATGCAAGACAACAACTGTGGAGTTACTACAGACGCAACATATGTCACCTTGGAGTGA